One window from the genome of Ovis canadensis isolate MfBH-ARS-UI-01 breed Bighorn chromosome 21, ARS-UI_OviCan_v2, whole genome shotgun sequence encodes:
- the LOC138426467 gene encoding pregnancy-associated glycoprotein 1-like, which translates to MKWLVLLGLVAFSECIVKIPLRRVKTMRNTVSGKNMLNNFLKEHAYRLSQISFRGSNLTTLPLRNISGMLHMGTITIGTPPQEFQVLFDTGSSFLWVPSISCKSSMCSTRARFRHLLSSTFRSTNVTFRITYESGRIKGIVVRDTVRIGDLVSTDQLFGLSTEENGFEGLPFEGILGLNYPNISSAGPIPIFDNLMKQGALSEPVFAFYLNKSKQEGSVVMFGGVDQRYYEGELNWIPLIKPGRWTIHMDRISMRREVIACSDGCEAIVDTGTAAIRGPSTLVNNIQKLIGAKPRGSKHCVPCSAVNTLPSIIFTINSISYTVPAQAYILKGSRGRCYSTFQGHTMSSSTETWILGDVFLSQYFSVFDRGNDRIGLAQAV; encoded by the exons ATGAAGTGGCTTGTGCTCCTCGGGCTGGTGGCCTTCTCAGAGTGCATAGTCAA AATACCTCTAAGGAGAGTGAAGACCATGAGAAATACCGTCAGTGGAAAAAACATGCTGAACAATTTCCTGAAGGAGCATGCTTATAGACTGTCCCAAATTTCTTTTCGTGGCTCAAATCTAACTACTCTCCCACTGAGGAACATCAGCGGT ATGCTCCACATGGGTACCATAACCATTGGAACACCGCCTCAGGAATTCCAGGTTCTCTTTGACACAGGCTCATCTTTTTTGTGGGTGCCCTCTATCTCTTGCAAGAGCTCAATGTGTT CTACACGTGCTAGGTTCAGACATCTTCTGTCTTCCACCTTCCGGTCTACCAATGTGACTTTCAGGATCACCTACGAATCTGGGAGAATTAAAGGAATTGTTGTTCGTGACACAGTTCGG ATTGGTGACCTTGTAAGCACTGATCAGCTGTTTGGTCTAAGCACTGAGGAAAATGGGTTTGAGGGCCTACCTTTTGAGGGCATCTTGGGCTTGAACTACCCAAACATATCCTCTGCTGGACCCATCCCCATCTTTGACAACCTGATGAAACAAGGTGCcctttctgagcctgtttttgcCTTCTACTTGAACAA AAGCAAGCAGGAGGGCAGTGTGGTGATGTTTGGTGGGGTGGACCAACGCTACTACGAGGGGGAGCTCAACTGGATACCATTGATCAAACCGGGCCGCTGGACTATACACATGGACCG CATCTCCATGAGAAGAGAGGTTATTGCTTGTTCTGATGGCTGCGAGGCCATTGTTGACACCGGGACAGCAGCAATCAGAGGCCCAAGTACACTGGTCAATAACATACAGAAGCTCATTGGCGCCAAGCCACGGGGTTCCAAG CACTGCGTTCCATGTTCTGCGGTCAATACCCTGCCCTCTATTATCTTCACCATCAACAGCATCAGCTACACAGTGCCAGCTCAAGCCTACATCCTCAAG GGTTCTAGGGGCCGCTGCTATTCCACCTTTCAAGGGCACACTATGAGTTCATCTACAGAGACCTGGATCCTGGGTGATGTCTTCCTGAGTCAGTATTTCTCGGTCTTTGATCGAGGAAATGACAGGATTGGCCTGGCACAGGCAGTGTAA